The sequence GCAGGGACACTTGAACTTTTGTTCGCCGTCGAGCCAGTTCGGCGTGCAACCCAAGTGGGTGCAAACCGACTTGAGCGCCACGATTTGCGGCTGCCCGTTGTACTCGGCGTTGACCACCCAGACACCGAACTGCGCCTTGAACTTCTCGTCCACGCTGCCCGGCGGAAAGTTGGCCGGAAAGCCGACCTTGAATCGACTGGGCGGCTCGGTCAGCACGTTGGGGAACATGAAGCGTGCCAGTGCCAACGACCACAATCCGCCGACGACGGCCATCGAGGCGAAGCCCAGGCCCATGGCCGTGCCCAGCATGATAGCCAGGAAGCTGCGGCGATCTTCATCCGATGCCGCGGCCTTCGGCTGCGCATAGACCGGCTTGGCCGGCATCGGCGGCGCGA comes from Planctomycetia bacterium and encodes:
- a CDS encoding ubiquinol-cytochrome c reductase iron-sulfur subunit, which encodes APPMPAKPVYAQPKAAASDEDRRSFLAIMLGTAMGLGFASMAVVGGLWSLALARFMFPNVLTEPPSRFKVGFPANFPPGSVDEKFKAQFGVWVVNAEYNGQPQIVALKSVCTHLGCTPNWLDGEQKFKCPCHGSGFYKDGINFEGPAPRPLERYAIRLADDGQLEVDKSKLFQEELGQWSDAACFVPV